Proteins from one Camarhynchus parvulus unplaced genomic scaffold, STF_HiC, whole genome shotgun sequence genomic window:
- the SRRT gene encoding serrate RNA effector molecule homolog: MGDSDDEYDRRRRDKFRRERSDYERSREREERRRDDWSDRDWERGRERRSRDYRDYDRTRRERFSPPRHELSPPQKRLRRDWDDHSADPYHGGYELPYGGGGAGPTYGPPQAPWGPHEMQQQLLQHQLLPIQARLGTIAEVDLGMAPAVMKSFKEFLLSLDDAVDETEAVKRYNDYKLDFRRQQLQEFFLAHKDEEWFRSKYHPDEAGKRQQEAQAALRNRLGVFLYLWEHGWFDNLLLDIDRAPQIIKTLDAAVIKMEGGTEHDLRILEQEEEEERAEKAEGPKKEEPRPPEPPGKGPAERPDGDDGTKAEGAEPGAEPAAGAGPEEEEAGPDKGPKAEEGDKEGGAKARPRQRSRDSEDGDSDSGDSEGTRREPGKGEGTLGTRREPGKEEPKEDKAPPEDAAGTPPPAGSAPSPPPKAKEGPGGAPGGGPEARPRPLHKTCSLFMRNIAPNIAQAEIVALCKRYPGFMRVALSEPQPERRFFRRGWVTFDRSVNIKEICWSLQNIRLRECELSPGVNRDLTRRVRNVSGLTQHRPIVRHDIKLAARLVQALDARRLWSPRAPPRGQRRGTAQNPVLRHITDYLIEEVSAEEEELLGQGQAQAQGQAQGAAPAEDAARETNPAEVTVERDEKLLKVLDRLLLYLRIVHSVDYYNTSEYPNEDEMPNRCGIIHVRGPLPPNRVSHGEVSEWQRGFEARLAPLLAGPGSVPEEEAQRLGRKDPEQELEKFVSANTQELGKDKWLCPLSGKKFKGPEFVRKHIFNKHGDKMGAVRKEVLFFNNFLMDPKRPALPEGGKGGPGAGPNAGLTPGGLPYPPQSPQGLMPYGSPRPPMLGYGGSHPYPPGPYGGRGSYETFRGQGGAGGGYLNKPRSRMVRGDPRAIVEYRDLDAPEDVDFF, from the exons ATGGGTGACAGTGACGACGAGTACGACCGGCGGCGCAGGGACAAGTTCCGGCGGGAGCGCAGCGACTACGAACGGTCccgggagagggaggagaggaggagggacGACTGGAGCGACCG GGActgggagcggggccgggagcgccGCAGCCGCGATTACCGGGACTACGACCGCACGCGGCGGGAGCGATTCTCGCCGCCCCGGCACGAGCTGAGCCCGCCCCAGAAACGGCTGAGACGCGACTG GGATGACCACAGCGCTGACCCGTACCACGGCGGGTACGAGCTGCCCTACGGGGGGGGCGGCGCCGGCCCCACCTACGGCCCCCCCCAGGCGCCCTGGGGCCCCCAcgagatgcagcagcagctcctgcagcaccagctgctgcccatcCAGGCCAG gctgggcaccaTCGCGGAGGTGGACCTGGGCATGGCGCCCGCGGTGATGAAGAGCTTCAAGGagttcctgctgtccctggacGACGCCGTGGACGAGACGGAGGCCGTGAAGCGCTACAACGACTACAAGCTGGACTTCCGgcggcagcagctgcaggagttcTTCCTGGCCCACAAGGACGAGGAGTG GTTTCGCTCCAAGTACCACCCGGACGAGGCCGGGAAGCGGCAGCAGGAGGCCCAGGCCGCCCTCAGGAACCGCCTGGGCGTTTTCCTGTATCTGTGGGAGCACGGCTGGTTCGACAATCTGCTGCTGGACATCGACCGCGCCCCGCAGATCATCAAAACGCTCGATGCAG CGGTGATTAAGATGGAGGGGGGCACGGAGCACGACCTGCGgatcctggagcaggaggaggaggaggagcgggcTGAGAAGGCCGAAGGCCCCAAGAAGGAGGAGCCGAggcccccggagccccccgggaaGGGCCCGGCCGAGCGCCCCGACGGCGACGACGGCACCAAG GCTGAAGGGGCGGAGCCAGGGGCGGAGCCTGCTGCAGGGGCGGGgccagaggaggaagaggcggGGCCAGACAAGGGGCCCAAGGCTGAGGAAGGTGACAAGGAGGGCGGGGCCAAG GCGCGGCCGCGTCAGCGCAGCCGGGACAGCGAGGACGGGGACAgcgacagcggggacagcgaggggacacgGAGAGAGCCTGGGAAaggtgaggggacactggggacacggaGAGAGCCCGGGAAag AGGAGCCCAAGGAGGACAAAGCCCCCCCCGAGGACGCggccgggacccctccccccgcgggcagcgccccctcccctccccccaagGCCAaggaggggccggggggggccCCGGGGGGGGGTCCCGAGGCCAGGCCGAGACCCCTGCACAAAACGTGCTCGCTGTTCATGAGGAACATCGCGCCCAACATCGCCCAGGCCGAGATCGTGGCG CTGTGCAAGCGCTACCCCGGGTTCATGCGCGTGGCGCTGTCGGAGCCGCAGCCCGAGAGGAG gTTCTTCAGGAGGGGCTGGGTGACCTTCGACCGCAGCGTGAACATCAAGGAGATCTGCTGGAGCCTGCAGAACATCCGG ctCCGTGAGTGCGAGCTGAGCCCCGGCGTGAACCGGGACCTGACGCGGCGCGTGCGCAACGTCTCGGGGCTCACGCAGCACCGCCCCATCGTGCGCCACGACATCAAGCTGGCCGCGCGCCTGGTGCAGGCCCTGGACGCCCGGCGTCTCTGGAGCCCCCGGGCGCCGCCGCGGGGACAGCGCCgcgggaca GCGCAGAACCCGGTGCTGCGGCACATCACGGATTACCTGATCGAGGAGGTGAGCgccgaggaggaggagctgctggggcagggccaggcccAGGCCCAGGGCCAGGCCCAGGGCGCGGCCCCGGCCGAGGACGCCGCGCGCGAGACCAACCCGGCCGAGGTCACCGTGGAGCGCGACGAGAAGCTGCTCAAG gtgctggaCCGCCTCCTGCTGTACCTGCGCATCGTGCACTCGGTCGATTACTACAACACCTCCGAGTACCCCAACGAGGACGAGATGCCCAACAGGTGCGGGATCATCCACGTGCGGGGCCCGCTGCCGCCCAACCGCGTGTCCCACGGCGAAG tgtccgAGTGGCAGCGCGGCTTCGAGGCGCGCCTGGCCCCGCTGCTGGCCGGCCCCGGCTCCGTGCCCGAGGAGGAGGCGCAGCGCCTCGGCCGCAAGGACCccgagcaggagctggagaagttCGTGAGCGCCAACACgcaggagctgggcaaggacaagtggctgtgtcccctcagcgGGAAGAAATTCAAG ggccccGAGTTCGTGCGCAAGCACATCTTCAACAAGCACGGCGACAAGATGGGCGCCGTGCGCAAGGAGGTTTTGTTCTTCAACAATTTCCTCATGGACCCCAAGCGCCCGGCGCTGCCCGAGGGGGGCAAGGGCGGCCCCGGAGCGGGACCCAACGCAG GTTTGACCCCGGGGGGGCTCCCGTACCCCCCGCAGTCCCCCCAGGGGTTGATGCCCTACGGGAGCCCCCGGCCGCCCATGCTGGGCTACGGAG GATCCCACCCGTACCCCCCCGGGCCCTACGGGGGCCGCGGCAGCTACGAAACCTTCCGGGGGcagggcggggccgggggggggtACCTGAACAAACCCCGCAGCAG GATGGTGCGGGGCGACCCCCGGGCCATCGTCGAGTACCGGGACCTGGACGCCCCCGAGGACGTGGATTTCTTCTGA